A genomic region of Trichothermofontia sichuanensis B231 contains the following coding sequences:
- the sixA gene encoding phosphohistidine phosphatase SixA has translation MAVETRVYLVRHGIAEERSPAQTDETRALTPEGEKKTRKVAERLRSLNLHFDLILTSPLVRAQQTARILQDCELGKQVEIANELAPAGQLERWLDWLLGWQVEQPRANLAIVGHQPNLGDWAEQLVWGTVRGRLVVKKAGVIGITVPEAMNAIGNSELFWLTSPRLLL, from the coding sequence ATGGCGGTAGAGACAAGGGTGTATTTGGTGCGGCATGGCATTGCGGAAGAGCGATCGCCCGCGCAGACGGATGAGACACGGGCACTGACCCCAGAAGGCGAGAAAAAGACGCGCAAGGTGGCTGAACGGCTGCGATCGCTCAATCTTCATTTTGATTTAATCTTGACCAGCCCGCTCGTGCGGGCACAGCAAACCGCCCGTATTCTCCAGGACTGTGAGCTTGGGAAACAGGTTGAAATTGCTAACGAATTGGCCCCGGCTGGCCAGTTAGAGCGCTGGCTAGACTGGCTGTTGGGCTGGCAGGTGGAACAGCCCCGAGCCAATTTGGCGATCGTCGGTCATCAGCCCAATTTGGGGGATTGGGCCGAACAGTTGGTGTGGGGAACTGTGCGGGGACGGCTAGTTGTAAAAAAGGCCGGAGTCATTGGCATCACTGTACCAGAGGCGATGAACGCGATCGGCAACAGTGAACTCTTCTGGTTAACGTCACCCAGGCTACTGCTCTAA
- a CDS encoding DUF5615 family PIN-like protein has product MIRFLADENFNRQIIRGILRQNSQVDIVCAQDVGLSGVDDPSVLAWAAAANRIGFFWDFGVNSISSYK; this is encoded by the coding sequence ATGATTCGGTTTCTTGCGGATGAAAATTTTAATCGGCAGATTATCCGGGGCATTCTACGCCAAAATTCACAGGTGGACATTGTATGTGCTCAAGATGTCGGGTTGTCAGGCGTTGATGATCCCAGTGTTTTAGCTTGGGCAGCGGCAGCAAATCGTATTGGGTTCTTCTGGGATTTTGGGGTAAACAGTATCAGCAGCTACAAATAA
- a CDS encoding SMI1/KNR4 family protein, translating to MALDIAESWEQFRQVLAVYCETHLVLNPPCSTEQIHEVETRLSFELPSSLKVLLSMNDGQRVNSNGVKKAIFKSVSGWDVYERHIFLGIRDIETAYRTFIDDSVLRSEFGVNEIPFAVAGSPTRYREAFCLNRSIGVVSLIWTEYTDPFNPAKWQVDKFTRSQSLAEFIQKQIEFYR from the coding sequence ATGGCACTAGATATAGCTGAATCTTGGGAACAATTTCGGCAAGTCTTGGCAGTGTATTGTGAGACGCATCTGGTTCTAAATCCACCGTGTTCTACTGAGCAAATTCATGAAGTAGAGACACGACTTAGCTTTGAGCTTCCTTCTTCCTTGAAAGTGCTGTTGTCAATGAACGATGGCCAGCGCGTTAACAGTAACGGAGTCAAGAAAGCAATTTTCAAAAGCGTTTCAGGTTGGGATGTTTACGAAAGGCATATTTTTCTAGGAATTCGGGACATTGAAACTGCATATAGGACGTTCATTGATGACAGCGTCTTAAGATCTGAATTTGGCGTCAATGAAATTCCTTTCGCTGTTGCCGGAAGTCCAACAAGGTATAGGGAAGCATTCTGCCTGAATCGTTCAATCGGTGTTGTAAGTCTAATATGGACAGAGTATACAGACCCTTTCAATCCTGCCAAATGGCAGGTTGATAAATTCACTCGATCGCAGTCCTTAGCAGAGTTTATTCAAAAGCAAATCGAGTTTTATCGTTAG
- a CDS encoding DUF433 domain-containing protein, with the protein MTMAIAVENVPLTADAQGVIRVANTRVTLDTVMAAFLEGCTPEEIGEQYPSLPLPEIYLAIGYYLKHRDEVNAYLAERQRQAEENRQAVEQRFNPVGIRQRLLARRNRDV; encoded by the coding sequence ATGACAATGGCGATCGCAGTTGAAAATGTACCCTTAACAGCTGACGCTCAAGGGGTTATCCGAGTTGCAAATACTCGCGTCACCTTAGATACGGTTATGGCTGCTTTTCTGGAAGGGTGTACACCAGAAGAAATTGGGGAGCAGTATCCCTCTCTACCCCTCCCGGAGATTTATTTAGCGATCGGCTATTACCTGAAGCACCGCGATGAAGTGAATGCCTACCTTGCAGAACGTCAACGGCAAGCAGAGGAAAACCGACAAGCGGTTGAACAGCGGTTTAATCCAGTGGGAATCCGCCAGCGCTTGTTAGCGAGGCGAAACCGAGACGTTTAA
- a CDS encoding DUF6887 family protein produces MSQVDYAAMSDQELKRYFLENRNDESAFQAYLQRRRQQSRLS; encoded by the coding sequence ATGAGCCAAGTTGATTATGCTGCCATGTCAGACCAAGAACTAAAACGATACTTTCTGGAAAACCGGAACGACGAGTCTGCATTTCAAGCCTATTTACAACGACGCAGACAGCAATCCCGGCTCTCCTGA